In Halorubrum sp. PV6, a single window of DNA contains:
- a CDS encoding redox-regulated ATPase YchF, translating into MITVALAGKPNAGKSTFYTAATMADVDVANYPFTTIDANRGVTHVRTECPCLDREERCGAENCRDGKRYVPVELLDVAGLVPGAHEGKGLGNQFLDELTNADVVLNVVDASGATNAEGEPVEVGAHDPLDDVDFIEEEMDLWLAGIVERNWEGVERQSRSPDFDLEAAVTDLLTGFGATEHDVTAVLRGLEYPEDPQAWTEADREALARAIRRRTKPIVVVANKVDAAPEGAVDRLRDGTDKPVIPATADGELGLRRAAEAGVVDYDPGDEAFDVVGDVSDGQRTGLAAIRSAMDQYGGTGVQTALNAAVYDLLDRITVYPVQDASKWTDGTGNVLPDAFLLQSGATPPDLAYAVHTDIGEGYLHAVDARSARRIGEDRELSEGDVIKIVSTAGP; encoded by the coding sequence ATGATAACGGTCGCGCTCGCGGGCAAGCCGAACGCCGGCAAGTCCACCTTTTATACCGCCGCCACGATGGCCGACGTCGACGTGGCGAACTACCCGTTCACGACCATCGACGCCAACCGCGGGGTGACACACGTCCGCACGGAGTGTCCCTGTCTCGACCGCGAGGAGCGGTGCGGCGCCGAGAACTGCCGCGACGGGAAGCGGTACGTCCCCGTCGAACTCCTCGACGTGGCGGGGCTCGTTCCGGGCGCCCACGAGGGGAAGGGCCTCGGCAACCAGTTCCTCGACGAGTTGACGAACGCGGACGTCGTCCTCAACGTCGTCGACGCCTCCGGCGCGACGAACGCGGAGGGCGAGCCGGTCGAGGTCGGCGCGCACGACCCCCTCGACGACGTCGACTTCATCGAGGAGGAGATGGACCTGTGGCTCGCGGGGATCGTCGAGCGCAACTGGGAGGGCGTCGAGCGACAGTCGCGCTCGCCCGACTTCGACTTGGAGGCGGCGGTCACCGACCTGCTGACCGGGTTCGGCGCGACGGAGCACGACGTGACGGCCGTCCTGCGCGGGCTGGAGTACCCGGAAGACCCGCAGGCCTGGACCGAGGCCGACCGCGAGGCGCTCGCGCGGGCGATCCGGCGGCGGACGAAACCGATCGTCGTCGTGGCGAACAAAGTCGACGCGGCGCCGGAGGGCGCGGTCGACCGGCTCAGAGACGGGACCGACAAGCCGGTTATTCCAGCGACGGCCGACGGCGAACTCGGGCTCCGCCGCGCCGCCGAGGCGGGCGTCGTCGACTACGACCCGGGCGACGAGGCGTTCGACGTTGTCGGCGACGTCTCGGACGGCCAGCGTACCGGCCTTGCGGCGATCCGATCGGCGATGGACCAATACGGGGGGACGGGCGTGCAAACCGCACTGAACGCCGCAGTGTACGATCTGCTCGACCGAATCACCGTCTACCCCGTCCAAGACGCCTCGAAGTGGACAGACGGAACCGGAAACGTCCTCCCAGACGCGTTTCTCCTGCAGTCGGGAGCGACCCCGCCGGATCTGGCCTACGCGGTCCACACCGACATTGGCGAGGGGTATCTCCACGCGGTCGACGCGCGCTCTGCTCGCCGGATCGGCGAGGACCGCGAACTCTCGGAGGGGGACGTAATAAAAATCGTCTCGACTGCTGGGCCGTGA
- a CDS encoding GTP-binding protein: MGLEEEIEDLREEIANTPYNKATEAHVGRLKAKLAEKKEKLENQSSAGGGHGYAVEKHGDATVALVGFPSVGKSTLINALTNADSEVGSYEFTTLDVNPGMLQYRGANIQILDVPGLIEGAAGGRGGGKEVLSVVRTADLVVFMLSVFEIEQYDRLREELYNTNIRLDTEPPNINIRKTHKDGIGVTMSDDVSLDEGTVKQVLREYGYVNAKVTIPHDLTIDELVDAVMDNREYLPSMVSVNKADLIDKSYLPTVKEELRERDLDPDDVLFISAEKELGLDGLRERLWEELGLIRIYMDKPGRGVDYEEPLILFEGDTVGDACTKIGGEFDERFKFARVSGTSAKHDDQQVGKGHELADEDVLRIIARK; this comes from the coding sequence GATCGCCAACACGCCCTACAACAAGGCCACGGAGGCTCACGTCGGGCGACTGAAGGCGAAGCTCGCGGAAAAAAAGGAGAAACTGGAAAACCAGTCCTCCGCCGGCGGCGGCCACGGGTACGCCGTCGAGAAACACGGGGACGCCACGGTCGCGCTCGTCGGGTTCCCGAGCGTGGGGAAGTCCACCCTCATCAACGCCTTGACCAACGCCGACAGCGAGGTCGGCTCCTACGAGTTCACGACCCTCGACGTCAACCCCGGTATGCTGCAGTACCGCGGCGCGAACATCCAGATATTGGACGTGCCCGGACTGATCGAGGGCGCCGCCGGCGGACGCGGCGGCGGGAAGGAGGTGTTGTCCGTGGTTCGAACCGCCGATCTGGTCGTGTTTATGCTCTCGGTGTTCGAAATCGAGCAGTACGACCGACTCCGCGAGGAGCTGTACAACACGAACATCCGCCTCGACACGGAGCCGCCGAACATCAACATCCGAAAGACGCACAAAGACGGCATCGGGGTGACGATGAGCGACGACGTGAGCCTCGACGAGGGGACGGTCAAGCAGGTCCTCCGCGAGTACGGCTACGTCAACGCCAAGGTGACCATCCCCCACGATCTGACTATCGACGAGCTGGTCGACGCCGTGATGGACAACCGCGAGTACCTCCCTTCGATGGTCTCCGTCAACAAGGCGGACCTCATCGACAAGAGCTACTTGCCGACGGTCAAGGAGGAACTCCGCGAGCGCGACCTCGACCCCGACGACGTGCTCTTCATCTCGGCCGAGAAGGAGCTCGGGCTCGACGGGCTCAGAGAGCGCCTCTGGGAGGAGCTCGGTCTCATCCGAATTTACATGGACAAGCCCGGTCGCGGCGTCGACTACGAGGAGCCGCTGATCTTGTTCGAGGGCGACACCGTCGGCGATGCCTGTACGAAGATCGGCGGCGAGTTCGACGAGCGATTCAAGTTCGCGCGCGTCTCGGGGACGAGCGCGAAACACGACGACCAGCAGGTCGGGAAGGGCCACGAGCTGGCCGACGAGGACGTGCTGCGGATCATCGCGCGGAAGTGA